A stretch of DNA from Selenomonadales bacterium:
GGTAATGTCAGGAGGGCTCCATATGGTACCTGTTGTTTCGCTTGCTGCAATGGCCTTTACTTTGCTGCTGTGTTTTGCGTTGCCAGTCATCTTGTTTGTCCTGGTACGGAGAAAGAGCAAGTATGCCACGGGGGCGATCATAGCCGGAGCAGTAGCCTTCTACATTGCTCAGCCGCTCGTCCGCATACCTCTCCTGCAGGTTGTGTTGCCTAACTTTGCGTGGTTTCGCGCGCTTACTCTGCAGCCGCTCCTCTACATCCTCTTCCTTTCCCTCACGGCGGCGCTGTTTGAGGAGACCGCGAGGCTTGGCGTGTTTCGCCTGCTACTTAGGAGTAGGCTTTCGTGGCTTACTGGGGTAGCCTATGGCGTGGGGCATGGCGGAATAGAAGCGATGCTCTTGGTCGGGGTCACGTACATCAATAACATTGTGCTCAGCGTAATGATAAACAACGGCACCTTCCATACGTTTGTTGCGAATAGGGTGGATGCCGCTACAGCTAACCACATCTACAATGCCCTCACGGCTACCTCGCCGGGGCTGTTTCTCGCAGCAGGCCTTGAGCGGGCGCTCGTCATCGTCATCCAGATTGCCTTATCTGTCATGATTCTTGAAGGCATAGTCAGGAAGCAGGTCTTGCCGTTCTACGTCCTAGCATTCGCCGCGCATGCGGGGATAAACTTTGCGGCGGCTTACATGTCGTATCTGGGAGTACACTACTGGTGGGTGGAGCTCTTTATCGCCGGGTGTGCCGTCGCCGGCTATATGTATGTGAAGAGCGCGAAAAATCGCTTCCCCGGTGCGGATGAGCCTAGCGATGAAGCAGAAAAAGCATTAGCGGAGGGCTATTAGGGAGGAAATGAGCTTGCCCAAAAAAATACTTGTAGCGTATTTTTCGCATTCAGGCAATACGCGACTGATCGGAAAAGCCATAGCACGGGAAATTGGTGCAGACATTGAGGAAATCGTACCAGTCACACCCTATCCGCTACGGGGCGCTTGGCTTTACCTGCATGGAGGGCACCAAGCGAAGGTGGGCGTGGCCCCGCCACTACAGCCTGCGCTAAGGGATTTCGTGGACTATGATCTGATTATCGTCGGCACGCCGGTGTGGGCTGGGAGCATGGCCCCACCTGTGCGTTCGTTCTTTCAACTGGCGCCCCTAGAAGAGAAAACCGCCGCATATTTTAGTACTTATCTGATGAGCGAAGCGCAGTCGCTTAAGGACATGGTCGCAGCGGGGAACGCGACTTCCCTTGGCGAGAGGGGCTTCAAAATGACACGACAAGCAACAAATGACTCTGTAAATGCGGCCCGCCAGTGGGCGAAAGAGCTATTAGGGTAGCTTGGGGAGCTAGGCTAGAAAGCTAGGTGTGGGCATGAGCATTCGCAGTCCGAGTTAAGTCGCTACGCATAGCTCTGCGCGCCCTCCTCCTTAGCCGGTCGGGTATTGCGGCCAAAACAGGGAGGAGGACTTGTGTTGCAGAGTATTAAGAATAACTACCACAAACTCATGGCATATCATCTGTTTCGTTCACTGATCATGGCCTACGCGATTGAACGCCTGTTCTGGGAGCAGCGTGGCATGACCATACAGCTCATGGTCTTAGCAGAAATCCTTTATGCCGTGGTAACGGCAGCGCTTGAGATTCCCACGGGGGCTTTAGCCGACCGCTTTAGCCGGAAGGGTATGATGATACTCGGGGCTGTCTTTACCTGCATGGAGTTTGCAGTGCTGATCTACGCTACGGAAGTTTGGCATTTCGCGCTGGTAGTCGTTGTCGCAGCAATTGCGGGCGCCGCCACGAGCGGCACGGAGAACGCCCTACTATATGACTCCTTAAAAGTCACGGGGGAGGAGACTTCTTTCGAGAAGAGGCTTGGACGCCTGCGCGCTGTAGAGTACGCCGCGCATGCGGTAGCGGGGGTCAGCGGCGGGGTGGTCGCCCATCACTTCAGCCTGCTCACAACTTACTGGGTGTCACTCGCTAGTACCATTGTGGCGCTATTGGTTACGTTCTCCCTAACCGAGCCTCCTATCGCCAGGGCAAATAGCGATGAAGCTGACGATACCTCCCTCGCTGGCAAGGCGTTCGCCTTCTTGCGTGCGCATAGGCCGATTCAGTTTGTCTTAGCCTACGGCGTTCTAACCGGTGCCTGCCTGGTGTATGTGGACGAGTTTTGGCAGCTGTACGCGCATGATGTAGGCGTCCCCATCATCTTCTTTGGAGTAGTCTTAGCCATAAACTGTCTTCTCACTAGCGTTAGCGGCCTGGTGGCGTACAAGCTTAAGGGCAGAGTTTCCTACGACGCGTTGTTTGCAGTAATCCTGCTCTTGTTCGTAATCGGAGTGGCAATGATGGCTCTGCTCAACAACCTCTGGGGGATGCTCTTCCTGTTTTTGGCCTATGGTTCGGCGGGAGTGATTGAACCGTTAGTCTCGGGCTACTTGCACCACCGCGTCCCGTCGGAGTTTCGAGCGACAGCCGAGTCGTACCAATCGCTCGCGGGCAGGGTAATTACAGCCGCGGTGGGTCTCGTCTTTGGGTTTGTTTCCACTAGGCACGGCATTTCGCTAGGGTTTGCGCTACTAGCGGCTATGCTAGCTGGCTTGTTGTTGATTTACTATCCAGTCGCCCGGCGTTACCACCCTCCTTGCTCGACAAAGAGCAAAGAAGGGGCAGGGTCCTTGATGTGAACGTTTCGTGGTAGCCGCACCATGAGCACTTGGGTTCCGGAGATGGAATTAAGCAGGGAGACTCCCGGGTGTGGGGACGCAGCCGGTTGCCTGGCAGAGATTTCACCCCGGAAGCGTAGGAGGTCTATCCTAGCCGTCTCTGGACGCACGACAGTCAGCGTATGCATGG
This window harbors:
- a CDS encoding MFS transporter; the protein is MQSIKNNYHKLMAYHLFRSLIMAYAIERLFWEQRGMTIQLMVLAEILYAVVTAALEIPTGALADRFSRKGMMILGAVFTCMEFAVLIYATEVWHFALVVVVAAIAGAATSGTENALLYDSLKVTGEETSFEKRLGRLRAVEYAAHAVAGVSGGVVAHHFSLLTTYWVSLASTIVALLVTFSLTEPPIARANSDEADDTSLAGKAFAFLRAHRPIQFVLAYGVLTGACLVYVDEFWQLYAHDVGVPIIFFGVVLAINCLLTSVSGLVAYKLKGRVSYDALFAVILLLFVIGVAMMALLNNLWGMLFLFLAYGSAGVIEPLVSGYLHHRVPSEFRATAESYQSLAGRVITAAVGLVFGFVSTRHGISLGFALLAAMLAGLLLIYYPVARRYHPPCSTKSKEGAGSLM
- a CDS encoding NAD(P)H-dependent oxidoreductase, which encodes MPKKILVAYFSHSGNTRLIGKAIAREIGADIEEIVPVTPYPLRGAWLYLHGGHQAKVGVAPPLQPALRDFVDYDLIIVGTPVWAGSMAPPVRSFFQLAPLEEKTAAYFSTYLMSEAQSLKDMVAAGNATSLGERGFKMTRQATNDSVNAARQWAKELLG
- a CDS encoding YhfC family intramembrane metalloprotease, with translation MVPVVSLAAMAFTLLLCFALPVILFVLVRRKSKYATGAIIAGAVAFYIAQPLVRIPLLQVVLPNFAWFRALTLQPLLYILFLSLTAALFEETARLGVFRLLLRSRLSWLTGVAYGVGHGGIEAMLLVGVTYINNIVLSVMINNGTFHTFVANRVDAATANHIYNALTATSPGLFLAAGLERALVIVIQIALSVMILEGIVRKQVLPFYVLAFAAHAGINFAAAYMSYLGVHYWWVELFIAGCAVAGYMYVKSAKNRFPGADEPSDEAEKALAEGY